Part of the Cottoperca gobio chromosome 16, fCotGob3.1, whole genome shotgun sequence genome, GGAATGATTTCCTGTATCAGCCTGTTAGAGAAAGAGCTCTGCTGTCTGTCCAGTAGCTGTGGAGAGGCTGCTCAGGATCATCCATCATGTATAACAGTTTGTTCAGTGTCCTCCTCTCCACCACAACTTCAAAGATGTCTGGTTTGCAGCAAACTACGGAGCCAGCTTTCTTAATCAGTGTATTAAATCATGCCGTCCATCCCACGTcatataaataatgcatttatagGGACTTAACATATGGAAAGTGAAAGCAAGCTGACCTCCTGACCTCTGCTTTGGCTGCAGGGGCTCTGCCATCGCCAGGATTATTGGAAATAATGCCATGTCCCTGCGGTTTGCCACCACAGTGAAGATGTGGGTGTTTGAAGAGAACATTAATGGCAGGAAGCTCACTGACATCATCAACACACAGCATGAAAACATCAAGTACCTGCCTGGTTACAAACTGCGTTTGCATGTGCTCTGCAGAGCTCTGAAGCAGTGAAGGTTATACTGTGTTGGTGGCTTGAAATGGAAGCCGGTCGTAACTACATTAAATATAGTTATTGTTCGATGTGACTAATACTTtactcccatccaagaccttaccatcaacatgagcacctctgttgtttctcaggctcttgtcatctcagattactgcaactccctccttgctggactgccttttattttgttaattaccagTTCTCTGTTTCTACTTCCttcccttgtgtttttgcctttctctcccagctgtgtctcgttccctaatttagtgtctgtgtatatatccctgtctgtttcagtgttctttgtgggttctttgttcatgttacgtgtcctgctcagcctgttcgtgtcctgcttgTGTCGctttttttgttataatatcgtctgctgaactgcttttgggtcctctcctacacctCACCGTGACAGTACGAACCTACCATAGAAATGGACGCAGCGGTTTTGAAGGACGAGGATTTTTTTGATCTGCAGGTTGATTTAGGGGGTCTTTTGAGGGAACGGAAGGAAGCTGtggttgaggagtcttctgcctgaggTACTAAGGAATTTCCTCAACTTTGCTCCGTTCCTGCAAAGACATTAAGAAAGCAGGGGCAGGCGGATGAAAGTAcgagtgaagaggagtgtgtctcAGACAGCAGTGACATCCCTgggtttaatttaagtagcagccgagaaaacaaaatgtatacgGCTGAAAAGTTTTAaatacctcagccagactccatatgagtcaaagagaggagtctggcctcactgaccaggTTTTTAGAAACTTgtgctaaaagtaaaaaaacaaacattgatgaTGTGTAtcttaattaattagtttttattttaacatctcaattgctatggatacttttagagtgggtgttttaaatatgaatggagccagagtttaaaaaaaatagaaccATATGAAATGgctaaaatgaaacacattgatgtattttgtatttgagaCCACAACAACAGTTTTTTAATGGcatagactggaggagagagtgggaaggggaagatATACATATGTCTAATTAATCTTCTAgtcacatttgtcttttttcttcaaaaTCCAGTGCTTCAACAAAACCAAGCTCTTATGATAGGTCTATTAAGACgcagattattattaatagtattgttattattatgttatgcATTAAACAAATACAGGACTGGAAAAATAATGCATTGAATCCCATCAATGAaaagagattcaaaaataataatttcaatgAACATGCACGCGCCATAAGTAAAGGACGTCGAGTAAACGAGAATTTTCCGTTTTATAACTGAGGattcctctgtcctcacatcatcTTCATATCTCTCGTTCGCGTTTTACGAGGCCGGAGCTAAAACGCGAGGATGAAACACAAGTGAGGGAAACGAAGAGGCGAATTAAGGTATGGGGATTAATAACCCCAGCATGTGGACAGCTAAACCGCTAGGTGCCACCCgccattaaacaaaaacaagaagaagaagaagaagactacCGAGCTGTAATGTTCCTCCAGCCCAGCTGGGTGCGGAGCGGTGCGGTTGTttgtcagaagaagaagaagaagaagaaaatggaaacaaacacatgagCTAAACTAGGTTCTACGGTGAGGGCATATTACTGTCTTGCTATTTGTTGTCAGTGGCCAACTAAACAACCACCCTTACTTGTAATTTATATTGAGCTCTTCATAGCTAGACAATAACAGATGTTTGTTATAACTTTATATGCTAGCTAGTGTTGCTAACAGGAGCTATGTTTTGTTGCTGTCATTGAGTAACATTGGCAAACTACGTTTAAGCTTTAACCTTAATTTACCCACTAATTTACATCAACTATTTTAGTCTGATTAGTAAACTAACTGTGATTATATCGCCGTAGATGTTTAGCTGCCAACGCAGAAGCTAAATACAACGTAGCCTAACTTGGATATTTAGTTTTGAATGTGTATTTATAAATTGCTATCATTGAATACTTTAACAGATAGATAAACGTTCACATTAATTTCCCTTTCTGCTGCACAGCTAGTCATTTTCTCATGATTGCCTAAGATTCTTAATAAAGTTGCTTTGAAAGAAGGGATAGATATTGCTGAAAGCTGCACCGGGTGTCACTAGATGCACTCTGATGTGAGGACTGCTGATGCGGCTGCAGAGCAGAGGTCATGAGGATATAATGCTCATCAGCAATGTCTGTCAACTCCCTCCTGAGATGCACCATCAGGTAACTAACACTGTGACATGTTGTACGACAGGACTTTGTGCATGGTATGAGTTGTAGCTGTGTCAGCTTCAATGTAAGCTCAACAGTTGAGGCTAATAAACATGTGGTCATCTCAAGGTGATGATGCAGCTTGATGAAAGGATTCATCAATGTCCGTACCAAATATTTTCGTAGAGTTTTGGGCAGGCATACTAACTGTGCCCCTTTCAATGACATTGTCACCGTATACTTTATGACCTCTACTATATTCAATTGAAAGCTTGAAAATACAAGGTACTGTGTACACAATACATACACTAGTTACTACAAAGTGTATTAAAACCCCAAATCATCATTAAATTAAGGagataaatgtttattgttgtattgttcagtataagtcatttatcaaataaaaatgccaaatatttgtGTAAAGTGTCTCCCGCATGAGGATTTTACTTTTATAAAGTGAAACCATTCATGTTTGAAACTGTTGTTCAGGCAAAAAACACAATTGGATGATCACACACAGCCAAACAATTTGTAATGAGCATTTTCAGGTTTTATAGAGTAAACAATTGGTTGAAAAACAAGCGAAAGatcaacaattaaaataatcagtGTGTAACAATACAACCCCTGACTATAGTTTATACCATTGATACAATAGAAGTATACTAAACTAGTCACCTTCCATATGTGTTTCTGTACAGGCTGGAGAGGAAACATGTGGCCAAACATTTACTCCAGCTGAGAGCTCTGTCAGGGGCTGATGCTGTCAACGCTCTCAGACCCTTTTATTTTGCAGTCCATCCTGACTTCTTTGGTCAACATCCCAGGGAACGGGTAGGTCTCTTATACATCATAtagtgtttaaataaatatgctgTCTGAAGTCATTGAACTGAGACTATGATGTGCTTCttctaaggcaggggtgtcaaactcattttatttcaggggccacatacagcacaatttgatctcaagtgggccagacTAGTAAAATAATAGcctaataacctataaataatgacaactccaaattttccccttcgttttagtgcaaaaaagtacaagtacattatgaaaatgttcaaatttgatctttttacaaaacataatgaacaacctgaaatttcttaagaaaagaaggtgcaatttcaacaatattatgcttcagtttatcatttacacatgtgcattacaacttataGATCACactgtatctacaaaggcacaaaaagaATTGTCacgggtatctggaacagtattttactttatgatcaaaacaactaatttttacactttgcaaagtcttCCCGCGGGCCgaattggaccctctggcgggccggttttggccccccgggccgcatggttgacacccctgttctaaTGTGTTGAGGTGGTCAGTAGTGCTGCACCATCAGACAGTTGTAGCGTCTTCCTGGAGGACTAATCATCATCATGCAAAGAGGCGGCTTCACAACACTGTTTAACATTCAATGGTGTGATTTACAGGAAGTGAATGAGAATTCATTAAAGAGGCTTAATGGCTATCTGGACCACCTGCAGAAGCCCGGGTCACTCTCTGTTCAGCCAATGAAGCTCATCTTTTATGTCAGAGATCCAAAGGACAGCAGTGATGTGCAGCCAGACCTCCTCGCCTCAGGTACACTTTCCATTAATATTGCTCATAATATTTGTGAGTTCTGTctttacaaatgtaaaacctGCCGCCTTGTTCTCAGGGTTCCGCTCAGTGAATTTCACCCTGCACACAAACGATGTCCTGAGCACAGTGATGAACGTGTTGAAGTCCTGCAGCCTGCCCATGGAGCACATGAAGGGACTCCAAACAAGTGTAGAGACATCTAAGACTCCACCTGGGGGGGTACTGCCTTTCTACAGACCTATCAGATGGGATAAGAGCTACTACACTTTCACTAGATTCAGAGACCCTgagcaggagctgcagcaggcCAGGCGGGTGGAGCCGACACTCATGTTAGTAACAACGgacgtacatacagtacataacagAGCTGGGTATCAAACTTCAGTACGTTTTTGAATCAGACCGAAAAAAACAGTTCAGCACAAACTGCTCTTTAATACATTCTGTTTGTCTATAGTCAATGAGCGTTAGAGGTGTCGGTACAGCATGTGTTTttgaactttggacagagcaggctagctgtttccccctgacCAGCCctaatgctaagctaggctaactaccTCCTGACTCCACTCTgtactgaacacacagacatgaattattattattaatcttcTCATTTCACTCTCGGAAAGATAGTGAATAAGAATGTTTCTCACAATGTAGAAATATTCCTTTCAAGATCATGTCAAGCTATTCCAGAGAAGatgatttattaataatgaGAAGAAAAGTAACCAAAAGACAGAGTAGACCATAAGTGAATATGTGACATTACTATTCTTTTAGCAAACTATTTACATGAACAATGATCATTTTGATGAATATAAATCCAGTActttctcttttagctctgttttggtctctgcAGCTCACCCTACTATGTTCACTTGCTAGTTTCTAAAGGACAATTCATGGTTTCCACGAGGGTCCCCTGTGTGGCGTCTGTGTGCAGCCCAAAATGTGTGAGCGTGTTGACTGTACACGTAACAAGTGCACTGGAAAAGCAATCAGCCAGTTATTTTTGTTTGGATATAGAAAAATAATCACTAATATTGTGATGATATTAAAGTTTGTTAAAAGGCATAGGCTAAATAGATTGCACTTCTCGTTGTGGCTGCACTTGAAGTTAATTTCTGACATTGTTTCAACAGTAATATTACCAAAGATTATGCATCTGGAATGAATGAATAAGTGTGGCTGCACAAGCTCTGTCACCTTTGCAGTGAAAGTCCTTTTCTCACTGCCTTGTGGTCACTTGTAATAGGCTTACAGCTATTTTGATGAATATTCTTCCAAATTCAATAACAAAAGATTTTTATGACGATCATCTATAacaaaaaaatcattattttattagcaTTGGTCAAGCTACCCTTTTCACCGGGAGAGAAAAAATCCTGGGCCATCCATCGATTGTAGTATGTATAGAAGCCCGAGACTGAAGTATGATCACAtcttagttagttagttagctgAGCAGGGagtgtgcagctgctgctgctggaaactcTGTGACTGAGTAAGAGCAGTAAGTTGAGGGccgttaaaccaaaacaatgagctgaaagattcTTTTAAAGCTCAtagagctgagaggaactgCATAGTTGGGGATCATTCTAAGTGTTTTTTGTCACcatgaaacatattgttatagtAGTTTTACAGAATTGTCAGAGTGGTTTCATATTGCCTTTTCTTTGTTAGCTTGTGGCTGAGAAACAACAAGTCCGAGGCGAAAAAGAAGCACAGTGCTAGTCTTCCTCGGAGAGAAGAGCTGAACAGACTGAAGGAGGAACTTTGTCTCAAATTTGATCTGGCTGATATCAGGTACACTCAACTGTACTGTTTGCCTTCACACTTAGTATGCTGCTAACAATACAGTAGTCTACTGaacaatcaaaaataatcaACCGCTTCCCAGGTCCAACATCCTGGCTCCTTGCCTCTCAGTGGAGAGAGTAATTGCTGATGTCATTCTAGTTAATATTAGAGAATAAGCAGTCAGCAGTGACACCTGAAGCTTGCTCCTCTGCACTGTGAGTCACTGCAGAGCATGATTTAAATTAGTCATGCACgatacctctctgggaaccatcaccttatcgtggtggagaggtttgtgtgtccctatgaacctgagagcggtgttgtctggagcctagtgcttcTGGTAGGGCAAATTGGTCTTAGACGAGGTTGGCGACGTTCAAAACCTCTAtcgctgaagctgcggtgatgagactccggaaacagttgcagggtaccgaaggactcaAAGgacggcagcttctgccgtggcaaaggcaaagcagcgggtgtgggagaagttcggagaagctatggagaaggactttcggtcggcaccaaggtgcttctggaaatccatccggcacctcaggagggggaagcgaggaaccatccaagctgtgtacagcaagggtgggaccctgctgactttgactaagaaggttatcgggcggtggaaggagcactttgaggaactcctgaatctgactaacacgccctctatggtagaggcagagctggaagctgatgggggatcatcgtcaatttccctgatggaagtcactgaggtagtcaaacaactccacagtggcaatgccgcaggggttgatgagatccgtccagaaatgctgaaggctttgggtgttgaggggctgtcttggttgacacgcctcgtcaacattgcgtggaagtctgggacagtgcctagggggtggcagaccggggtggtggttcccctattcaaaaagggggaccagagagtgtgtgccaactacaggggtatcaaaCTTCTCAGCCTCTCTGGTGAAGTCTAATCCTAataagtctactccaaggtactggaaaggagggtttggccgataatcaaacctctgattgaagaggaacaatgcggattccatcctggtcgtggaacaacagaccaactcttcactctcgcaaggatcctggagggggcctgggagttccctgggtgatactgtgggatgtgctgcgggagtatggggtgagggggggggggtcacttctgagggccatccaatccctgtacgcccaaagcgagagttgtgtccggatactcggcagtaagtcagactcgttcccagtgaatgttggcctccgccagggctgcactttatcaccaatcctgtttgtaattttcatggataggatatcgaggcgtagtcgtggagaggggttgcagttcggtggcctgaggatttcatcgctgctctttgcagatgatgtggtccttatggcatcatcggtctgtgaccttcaacagtcactggatcggttcgcagccgagtgtgaagcggttgggatgaggatcagcacctcaaaatctgtggccatggctctcagaaggaaaccggtggattgcctactccaggtaaggaatgagcccttaccccaagtgaaggagttcaagtacctcggggtcttgttcgcgagtgaggggacaatggagcgagagattggccggagaatcagagcagcgggggcagtaccgcaccgttgtgacgaaaagagagctgagccagaaggcaaagcggtcgatcttcgttcctaccctcacctatggtcatgaccgaaagaacaaaATCACGGTTACAAgaggccgaaatgggttttctcagacgggtggctggcatctcccttagagatagggtgagaagcttagccatccgtgagagactcggagtagagacGCTGCTCCTTTTACGTTGAAAGCAGCCAggtgaggtggttcgggcatctagtaaggatgccacttGGGctcctccctagggaggtgttccaggcacgtccagctgggaggagaccccggggaagacccaggactcggtggagaaatgatatctcctcactggccagGGAACGCCTTGGGagcccccagtcggagctggcggatgtggcccggagaagggaagtttggggttccttactgtaGCTGCAACCCCCACGAcccaaccccggataagcggtagacgatggatggatgcacGACGCTGTCAGTATGAGATCATGACagtgcgtctaattttgatgtggcccaagagccaatcacaaaaatgcctgctaTGCaatgaaccaatcaccttcgaggggggaaaaacctatcgtagagtaatcgctatctgaccatctgagttcgatcgtaaaattgcagggaaaaaatgcacagctaagcgaaaatatgaagaccaacatagtttttgagtgggagagttcatattcatataaaaatgctgcctgacctagtgcaaagtgtgtttgtgtttgttaacaaactgaaactgttcaAAACAcatcttcaaaagggagaattagcgcattttccctctctgctaaaagcaagcggataagccgaaatgcaacattgaaactgcacgaaaactttgcaacccggttccatgatctacagctgaaaaggtcacagattacgttcctcgtcgacccttttaatgctgagacggactgtttgaaagccccgctagtccatacctgtcaacattggaatttcaaa contains:
- the tcaim gene encoding T-cell activation inhibitor, mitochondrial isoform X2 encodes the protein MSVNSLLRCTIRLERKHVAKHLLQLRALSGADAVNALRPFYFAVHPDFFGQHPREREVNENSLKRLNGYLDHLQKPGSLSVQPMKLIFYVRDPKDSSDVQPDLLASGFRSVNFTLHTNDVLSTVMNVLKSCSLPMEHMKGLQTSVETSKTPPGGVLPFYRPIRWDKSYYTFTRFRDPEQELQQARRVEPTLILWLRNNKSEAKKKHSASLPRREELNRLKEELCLKFDLADIRWQRSWGVDHRCCQLQSLSRLSQQNPEALINLQGHTVVFADQSGMNASGHIMLGTMDVHHQWTKLFEQLPSYRSLLQQTEWLKERISFLLGGTQVVHMERLGPVQPIAEHYNTLSTFHKSLISRRLWLHPRSLQGLSMLLRMIALNPVFMRWGTSLSPPPVTPRSCRCSCRATPPRPGSAPNAKNSFRQRRRL